A region of Pontiella agarivorans DNA encodes the following proteins:
- the pdxA gene encoding 4-hydroxythreonine-4-phosphate dehydrogenase PdxA, whose amino-acid sequence MKRIGITIGDVNGIGPEVALKAVARGRWPKDVEFVFLGSEKIVREQARVMNLPVSKKIVFQSVETEPKWVPGKIGKKAALMAEEAIRKAVEGCLSGELDAMVTAPICKEGMHKAGIMIPGHTEYLAELTHTENFGMMLMGGGLRVMLVTRHLPISKVPAALNKETIVEHIQLTGEALKLFGIENGKIGVCGLNPHAGDGGVIGREEIEIINPAIRQVRKKGYAVSDAVPADTIFHEARRGDYDAVVAMYHDQGLAPLKMMGFDEGINVTLGLPIIRTSPDHGTAFGIAGKNEASPKSMKNAIKLAIEMASNSNPWK is encoded by the coding sequence ATGAAACGAATCGGAATTACTATCGGCGATGTAAATGGAATCGGGCCCGAAGTTGCATTGAAGGCTGTGGCGCGAGGACGCTGGCCTAAGGATGTTGAATTTGTGTTCCTGGGGTCGGAAAAAATCGTGCGCGAACAGGCCCGGGTCATGAATCTTCCGGTCTCAAAGAAAATCGTTTTCCAATCCGTGGAAACCGAGCCGAAATGGGTGCCCGGAAAAATCGGGAAGAAAGCTGCACTGATGGCCGAAGAGGCGATTCGTAAAGCGGTGGAGGGCTGTCTGTCCGGTGAGCTGGATGCCATGGTTACGGCGCCGATCTGCAAAGAAGGCATGCATAAAGCCGGGATCATGATTCCCGGGCATACGGAATATCTCGCCGAGCTCACGCATACAGAAAATTTCGGCATGATGCTGATGGGCGGCGGACTGCGGGTGATGTTGGTGACGCGTCACCTTCCCATTTCAAAAGTGCCGGCGGCACTGAATAAGGAAACCATCGTTGAGCACATTCAGCTGACGGGGGAAGCGCTGAAACTGTTCGGGATTGAAAATGGAAAAATCGGCGTGTGCGGATTGAACCCGCATGCGGGCGACGGCGGGGTGATTGGGCGGGAAGAGATTGAAATCATTAATCCGGCGATTCGGCAGGTGCGAAAAAAGGGATATGCTGTTTCGGATGCGGTTCCGGCCGATACGATTTTTCATGAAGCGCGGCGCGGTGATTATGATGCGGTTGTGGCCATGTACCATGATCAGGGGCTGGCTCCGCTGAAGATGATGGGTTTTGACGAGGGGATTAATGTGACGCTCGGTCTGCCGATTATCCGTACCTCGCCCGATCACGGCACCGCTTTCGGCATTGCCGGGAAAAATGAGGCTTCGCCGAAGAGCATGAAAAACGCCATTAAACTCGCCATCGAAATGGCCTCCAATTCCAACCCCTGGAAATAA
- a CDS encoding Gldg family protein — protein sequence MNHMKKMTGLAGIFLLLGILVAFNAVLKPVRIRADVTEDKLYTLSDGTKQLLSDLNRDVTLKFYFSKSNDRLPVPLKNFASRVRDLLSEYESRSGGYLVVEEFDPKPDSDEEEWAQRYGLQSQTVDMFGLDGGLYFGVVAVSGNREAVIPVLSQSAEPRLEYLLTRMVSEVSSERSAKVGIMSALPVNGSSAMNPMMMQQGGGRSWAVVSEIERQYDVEQVDMTATNIAEDIDTLVLIHPADISEDTLYALDQLVLRGGRLLAFTDAMCITAQETANPQMMQMGMPPPQTESDLNALTSAWGIEMTPGQLAADEAAASLLNAGGGRAQRNATWLSLREQNINREDIATGSLNDLMLPFAGAFEVAASNGVEVAELVFTADDGYTTGTMAARTGDIDIPALKKRVPLALRVSGTFKTAFPDREEGLKESEDPGVVILVSDVDMLADRIATDSVNFMGQTIVQPRNDNLTFAVNMVEQLCGSEALIGLRSRNAFDRPFDRVIELEKQAAFKWQAEEERLNAQLQATQAKLSQLQQSRDDGQQMFLTPEQEAEVKKFRKEVFETQQSLKEVRKSLRRDIEMLGVRLKAFNILGIPLLVAAFGIGRGLWMKKTR from the coding sequence ATGAATCATATGAAAAAAATGACCGGCCTGGCGGGGATATTTCTTTTGCTGGGCATACTTGTTGCCTTTAACGCGGTGTTGAAACCGGTGCGGATTCGGGCCGATGTCACCGAGGATAAACTCTATACGCTGTCGGATGGAACGAAGCAGCTGTTGAGCGATCTGAACCGCGATGTGACGCTTAAATTCTATTTTTCCAAAAGTAACGACCGTCTTCCGGTTCCGCTGAAAAATTTTGCTTCGCGTGTGCGGGATCTGCTCAGCGAATATGAATCGCGTTCCGGCGGATATCTTGTGGTGGAGGAATTTGATCCGAAACCCGATTCCGACGAAGAGGAATGGGCACAGCGTTACGGGCTGCAATCACAGACCGTGGATATGTTCGGTCTCGACGGCGGACTTTATTTCGGGGTTGTTGCGGTATCCGGTAATCGCGAGGCTGTCATTCCGGTGTTGTCGCAAAGTGCGGAACCGCGGCTGGAATATCTGCTGACCCGTATGGTTTCTGAAGTTTCGTCTGAAAGATCAGCCAAAGTGGGGATCATGAGCGCGTTGCCGGTGAATGGTTCGTCCGCCATGAATCCGATGATGATGCAACAGGGCGGCGGACGTTCCTGGGCTGTCGTTTCTGAAATTGAGCGGCAGTATGACGTGGAGCAGGTTGATATGACCGCCACCAATATTGCAGAAGATATTGATACGCTGGTGCTGATTCATCCGGCGGATATTTCAGAGGATACGCTCTATGCCCTCGATCAGCTTGTACTGCGCGGCGGAAGATTACTGGCCTTTACCGATGCCATGTGCATTACCGCGCAGGAAACAGCGAATCCCCAGATGATGCAGATGGGGATGCCGCCTCCGCAAACGGAGTCGGACCTCAATGCCCTGACGTCGGCCTGGGGGATTGAGATGACGCCCGGCCAGCTGGCGGCAGATGAAGCCGCGGCCAGTCTGCTCAATGCCGGCGGCGGTCGTGCTCAGCGTAATGCCACCTGGCTCTCGCTTCGCGAGCAGAATATCAACCGCGAAGATATTGCAACGGGTTCGCTCAATGATCTGATGCTTCCGTTTGCCGGGGCTTTCGAGGTTGCGGCCAGTAACGGTGTTGAGGTTGCCGAGCTGGTTTTCACCGCGGATGACGGGTATACCACCGGAACCATGGCGGCCCGCACGGGCGATATTGATATTCCGGCGCTCAAAAAACGGGTTCCGCTTGCGCTCCGGGTTTCCGGTACGTTCAAAACCGCTTTCCCTGATCGGGAGGAAGGGCTGAAGGAATCGGAGGACCCCGGCGTCGTGATTCTGGTTTCCGATGTCGACATGCTGGCTGACCGTATCGCCACCGACAGCGTGAACTTTATGGGACAGACTATTGTTCAGCCACGGAACGACAATCTGACCTTTGCTGTGAATATGGTGGAGCAGCTCTGCGGCAGCGAGGCACTGATCGGTCTGCGCAGCCGGAATGCATTTGATCGCCCGTTCGACCGGGTAATTGAACTGGAGAAACAGGCCGCCTTTAAATGGCAGGCTGAAGAAGAACGGCTTAATGCGCAGCTGCAGGCCACGCAGGCCAAGTTGTCGCAACTCCAGCAGTCGCGGGATGACGGCCAGCAGATGTTCCTGACACCGGAGCAGGAAGCGGAAGTGAAGAAATTTCGTAAAGAGGTTTTTGAAACCCAGCAGTCGCTCAAAGAAGTGCGCAAGAGTCTGCGGCGCGATATTGAAATGCTCGGAGTGCGCCTGAAGGCCTTCAACATTCTGGGGATTCCGCTGCTGGTTGCGGCATTCGGAATCGGCCGCGGTCTTTGGATGAAGAAAACACGTTAA
- a CDS encoding polyprenol monophosphomannose synthase produces MNDIDTLVIIPTYNEKENINKIATAVVDASPHVHILFVDDNSPDGTGDMADALTRRSDRIHVLHRTSKDGLGRAYIAGFRWALERDYKFVMEMDCDFSHDPAAIPSFRDKILAGHDLVIGSRYCGGIRVLNWPMSRLLLSRGAAVYVHLITGMPVSDPTGGFKCFRREVLESYDFDQVKANGYGFQIEMTHKAWMKGFRIGEVPIVFEDRQEGTSKMSGNIIYEALWVVWTLAIRNGFRRKPKGKK; encoded by the coding sequence ATGAATGATATAGACACGCTGGTTATCATCCCGACCTACAACGAAAAAGAGAATATCAACAAAATCGCGACGGCGGTAGTGGATGCTTCTCCGCATGTGCACATTCTTTTTGTTGACGATAATTCCCCGGACGGAACGGGCGATATGGCCGATGCGCTCACCCGGCGAAGTGACCGTATTCACGTGCTCCACCGCACCTCCAAGGATGGTCTCGGACGGGCCTATATCGCCGGGTTCCGATGGGCACTGGAGCGTGACTATAAATTTGTGATGGAGATGGACTGCGATTTTTCACACGATCCGGCAGCTATTCCCAGCTTTCGCGATAAGATTCTCGCCGGTCACGATCTCGTCATCGGCTCCCGCTACTGCGGCGGTATCCGTGTCCTCAACTGGCCGATGTCCCGTCTGCTGCTCAGTCGCGGCGCCGCGGTGTATGTGCACCTCATCACCGGCATGCCGGTTTCCGACCCGACCGGCGGGTTTAAATGTTTTCGCCGCGAAGTCCTTGAATCCTACGACTTTGACCAGGTCAAAGCCAACGGCTACGGCTTCCAGATTGAAATGACACACAAGGCCTGGATGAAGGGCTTCCGCATCGGCGAAGTTCCTATTGTTTTTGAAGACCGTCAGGAAGGCACCTCTAAAATGAGCGGAAATATTATCTACGAAGCTCTATGGGTGGTCTGGACCCTCGCCATCCGCAACGGCTTCCGCCGGAAGCCGAAGGGGAAGAAATAG
- a CDS encoding DUF4340 domain-containing protein: protein MNSKKLIGMGIALVVLAGIAALQNSGGKKRSPQTSKEGATLLQGLELNEIESVEIADDEANAMLEKKDGKWVVTSLFDYPADFGKLADALQDMAEVHMGEPVRSANVDAAEYGLDEAKRITLKNQGSAELTLEIGARREGARSAGWANQHFLRKSGSENIYLVDYDFRPFAAESEEWIDTELVNISSSDIVSVQVGDVELYSVSNTWKLADLDEETEEFQSSEADKLRRALQYLNCTTVADPALSDAELGFTNAVVYTASTTNKTYTVQVGGEADDGRYVRLSGDVPEALTNWTYIVRSYDVDDFIIPREKLVEEKEKPEAGEDENNEQ from the coding sequence ATGAATTCAAAAAAACTGATTGGAATGGGAATAGCATTGGTCGTGCTGGCAGGTATTGCCGCATTGCAGAACAGCGGTGGAAAAAAACGCAGCCCGCAGACCTCGAAGGAGGGAGCGACTCTGCTGCAGGGCCTGGAACTTAACGAAATTGAGAGCGTTGAAATCGCGGATGACGAAGCAAATGCGATGCTGGAAAAGAAGGACGGAAAATGGGTGGTGACCTCGCTGTTCGATTATCCGGCCGATTTCGGTAAGCTGGCCGATGCATTGCAGGATATGGCCGAAGTCCATATGGGCGAACCGGTGCGTTCGGCCAACGTCGATGCGGCAGAATACGGTTTGGATGAGGCCAAACGTATCACGCTGAAAAATCAGGGGTCTGCAGAGCTTACGCTGGAGATTGGAGCCCGGCGGGAAGGGGCCCGCTCGGCGGGCTGGGCCAACCAGCATTTTCTGCGGAAGAGCGGATCGGAAAATATCTATCTGGTCGATTATGATTTCCGGCCGTTTGCTGCAGAATCCGAGGAGTGGATTGATACTGAACTGGTGAATATTTCTTCGTCGGATATTGTATCGGTACAGGTTGGCGATGTGGAGCTGTACAGTGTCAGCAATACCTGGAAACTGGCGGATCTCGACGAAGAAACCGAAGAGTTCCAGTCCTCGGAAGCCGACAAACTGCGCCGGGCACTGCAGTACCTGAACTGCACCACCGTGGCCGATCCCGCGCTGTCGGATGCGGAACTCGGGTTCACCAATGCTGTGGTCTACACCGCTTCAACCACCAATAAAACCTATACCGTTCAGGTGGGCGGTGAAGCCGATGACGGACGTTATGTGCGGCTGTCCGGTGATGTTCCGGAAGCCCTTACGAACTGGACTTATATCGTACGCAGTTACGATGTAGACGATTTCATCATCCCCCGCGAAAAACTGGTTGAGGAAAAAGAAAAGCCGGAAGCGGGAGAGGATGAAAACAACGAGCAGTGA
- a CDS encoding UvrD-helicase domain-containing protein, producing MNIVYNASAGTGKTYQVTGLYEKLVLEEDIDPRKILLMTFTENAAAELRMRVAHRFQKARRTAELDDDFDTAERAITALNHLPSAPIGTIHSFCTKLLREHALDAGLSPAFSVLQGDEHKELLNRICREELLQKLETDPDFRDFCSGMHIIGTGGFGSSITESIPKLFEAADSAGITLDHAVNLLPSPQPLPSLADFSSILERMKELPKLTAKAQPVFQALETLIPTVGNPEELIEQLCGLSLGKFGAGKGQKPISDDFFELLENGINTLGYTRRFPAAKAYAEYAQTVYRKFKQAKHEMDAVDFADQLHMAATLLKSGKAKPEFRYVIVDEVQDTSRIQCELIQSLWNEETYLVICGDKKQSIYTWRGADPQVMPDLEKAILSRKNHALENLQISYRSKAPIIDCVNALFSTVYASEDYAEGDQLKTNDAFKTAGEKPCVEFLHYDGDDEAPRSDKTAQEMEAVAHRIQLLVSGSNDWKPNFRYSDGFQPSENHNTYRYSDILILLRRTTNQSALEQALQHAGIPYTLGGKGRGLFSRQETKDVSLFLTAITNPDDALSLIGFLRSPWIGLSDEQIARLAWNKDGFSIDELKASYDEETDVIDRYAALTGTHLTSELVRMLIEETGYDALLAGLPRGEQRLANLRKILDWLRETERGARTTPAMVARKLAEMIAEPPQVPEAALLDPAQNAVTIMTVHGSKGLTKRVVMIPDCSFSDNGDKGFIRIHENALELRLTNPDKTKAESPGFAKASAAAKAVRQHEDKNLFYVAMTRARDLVITSATVGRSPAGWLKYLDPMIGNQIPAIAYTELAEAVGRTPISPGNIPTEAELQAALDQLPAAPEKPNLERIPATRYAKERDELENDEIYSPSPPFPLSPLTGKDAAALGSLGHAVLEHLALNTWQGDVSEWLEKLKNDFGVSKTDAADLAERIEEVRRQMISATEGMKRLRPELPFVLHHDGKLIDGTIDLLCETHTGYAVFDYKFTNAPDEHIKDTYRGQMKLYALAADRFYPEATGTSIHLVVVSGTGTRLIPLEI from the coding sequence ATGAACATCGTTTACAATGCTTCTGCCGGAACCGGGAAAACCTATCAGGTGACCGGCCTCTATGAAAAACTGGTGCTTGAGGAGGATATTGATCCGCGTAAAATTCTCCTGATGACATTTACCGAGAACGCCGCAGCCGAACTGCGGATGCGCGTGGCGCATCGGTTCCAGAAAGCCCGGCGAACAGCAGAGCTGGACGACGACTTTGACACCGCGGAACGGGCCATCACCGCACTCAATCACCTGCCTTCAGCGCCCATCGGAACGATTCACTCCTTCTGCACCAAACTGCTGCGCGAACATGCGCTCGATGCAGGGCTATCACCCGCGTTTAGCGTACTGCAGGGCGATGAACACAAAGAACTGCTGAACCGGATCTGCCGGGAAGAACTGCTTCAAAAACTCGAAACAGACCCGGATTTCCGCGATTTCTGCTCGGGCATGCACATCATCGGAACCGGCGGATTCGGCTCCAGCATCACCGAAAGTATTCCGAAGCTTTTCGAGGCCGCCGATTCCGCCGGCATCACCCTCGACCACGCCGTCAACCTGCTCCCCTCCCCGCAGCCCCTCCCCTCGCTGGCCGATTTTTCATCGATTCTGGAACGGATGAAAGAGCTGCCGAAACTCACCGCCAAAGCACAACCCGTTTTCCAGGCCCTGGAAACGCTGATTCCGACCGTTGGGAATCCGGAAGAACTGATTGAACAACTGTGCGGCCTCAGCCTTGGCAAATTCGGAGCGGGCAAAGGACAGAAACCGATATCGGATGATTTCTTTGAACTGCTCGAAAACGGCATCAACACCCTCGGCTATACCCGCCGGTTTCCGGCAGCCAAAGCATATGCAGAATATGCCCAGACCGTTTACCGGAAGTTCAAACAGGCAAAACACGAAATGGATGCCGTCGATTTCGCCGACCAGCTGCACATGGCGGCAACGCTGTTGAAATCCGGAAAAGCAAAGCCCGAATTCCGCTATGTAATCGTCGACGAAGTGCAGGACACCTCCCGGATTCAGTGCGAACTTATTCAATCCCTTTGGAACGAAGAAACCTATCTGGTGATCTGCGGGGATAAAAAGCAAAGCATCTACACCTGGCGGGGGGCTGATCCACAGGTAATGCCCGACCTTGAAAAGGCCATTCTTTCACGCAAAAACCATGCGCTCGAAAATCTGCAGATCAGCTACCGATCCAAAGCACCGATTATCGACTGTGTAAATGCCCTTTTCAGTACAGTCTATGCTTCCGAGGACTATGCGGAGGGTGATCAGCTGAAAACCAACGATGCATTTAAGACCGCCGGAGAAAAACCCTGCGTTGAATTCCTGCACTATGACGGGGACGATGAAGCACCCCGTTCCGATAAAACGGCACAGGAAATGGAAGCTGTCGCCCATCGGATTCAGCTGCTGGTCAGCGGTTCCAATGACTGGAAACCGAATTTCCGCTATTCAGACGGATTCCAGCCATCGGAAAACCACAACACCTATCGCTATTCCGATATCCTTATTCTGTTGCGCCGCACCACCAATCAGTCGGCGCTTGAACAGGCTCTGCAGCATGCCGGCATTCCCTACACGCTCGGCGGAAAAGGACGCGGTCTGTTCAGCCGGCAGGAAACTAAAGACGTATCTCTCTTTCTCACCGCCATCACCAATCCCGACGACGCGCTTTCGCTCATCGGTTTTCTCCGCTCGCCCTGGATCGGACTTTCCGACGAACAGATTGCCCGGCTGGCCTGGAATAAAGACGGATTTTCAATCGATGAACTTAAAGCTTCGTACGATGAGGAAACGGATGTCATCGACCGCTACGCCGCATTGACCGGAACCCATCTCACCTCAGAACTCGTACGTATGCTGATTGAAGAAACCGGCTACGATGCCCTGCTGGCGGGTCTGCCGCGCGGCGAACAGCGGCTGGCCAACCTGCGTAAAATACTCGACTGGCTTCGCGAAACAGAACGCGGTGCCCGGACTACGCCGGCCATGGTCGCCCGCAAGCTGGCCGAAATGATCGCCGAACCGCCGCAGGTTCCTGAAGCCGCCCTGCTGGATCCTGCACAGAACGCCGTAACCATTATGACCGTGCATGGCTCCAAAGGGCTGACTAAACGTGTAGTAATGATTCCTGACTGCAGCTTTTCCGATAACGGCGACAAAGGCTTCATCCGCATCCATGAAAATGCCCTGGAGCTTCGGCTGACGAATCCCGATAAAACCAAGGCCGAATCGCCGGGTTTTGCCAAAGCCAGCGCCGCAGCCAAAGCCGTCCGCCAGCACGAAGACAAAAATCTGTTTTATGTGGCCATGACCCGCGCGCGCGATCTGGTCATAACCTCCGCCACCGTCGGCCGGAGTCCCGCCGGCTGGCTGAAATATCTGGACCCCATGATCGGCAATCAAATTCCCGCCATTGCCTACACCGAACTGGCGGAAGCCGTTGGCCGGACTCCGATCAGCCCCGGCAACATTCCCACTGAAGCCGAGCTGCAGGCCGCCTTGGATCAGCTTCCCGCTGCTCCCGAAAAACCGAACCTTGAGCGCATCCCCGCCACCCGCTATGCCAAAGAGCGCGATGAACTGGAAAATGATGAAATCTATAGCCCCTCTCCCCCGTTCCCCCTCTCCCCTCTGACAGGAAAAGATGCCGCCGCCCTGGGATCTCTCGGCCACGCGGTCCTCGAACATCTGGCACTGAATACCTGGCAGGGCGATGTCTCTGAATGGCTGGAAAAACTGAAAAATGATTTCGGCGTATCCAAAACCGACGCCGCCGACCTTGCCGAACGAATTGAAGAGGTGCGCCGGCAGATGATTTCGGCAACAGAGGGTATGAAACGGCTTCGCCCGGAATTGCCGTTCGTGCTGCATCATGACGGCAAACTGATTGACGGTACGATTGACCTGCTTTGCGAAACACACACCGGTTATGCTGTTTTTGACTATAAATTCACCAACGCACCGGATGAACACATCAAGGACACGTATCGGGGGCAGATGAAACTCTACGCTCTCGCAGCAGACCGATTTTATCCTGAAGCGACCGGCACATCTATTCACCTGGTGGTGGTTTCCGGCACAGGAACCCGTCTGATTCCCCTCGAAATTTAA
- a CDS encoding ABC transporter ATP-binding protein — MIKAVDLVRDFGIRRAVDGVSFEVGTGTVLGFLGPNGAGKTTTIRMVAGFLPPTSGTVEVKGINVAENPVAAQKSIGYMPETTPLYEDMTVSGFLRFLAEVRGFSGKERDSRVDRSIERCFLGPVRNQTIDTLSKGYRQRTCLAQTLLHDPDLLLLDEPTEGLDPNQKQVVRDMIKDMASERVVMLSTHVLEEVEAICTRAIIISGGKVVADDTPAELKTRSAKYNAVTLSAEGKGIVDALEKLPNVGKVETLDDGKIVAFPKGGKSIAPDILGAAQQHKWSVSDIKVDEGRLDDVFRQITTTEDTKKKEVA; from the coding sequence ATGATCAAAGCGGTCGATTTGGTCAGGGACTTCGGGATACGCCGGGCAGTTGACGGCGTTTCTTTTGAGGTCGGAACAGGAACGGTGCTGGGTTTTCTCGGCCCCAACGGCGCCGGAAAAACGACGACGATCCGCATGGTGGCGGGGTTTCTTCCGCCGACATCCGGAACGGTTGAAGTGAAAGGCATCAACGTGGCCGAAAATCCTGTTGCGGCTCAGAAAAGTATCGGCTACATGCCGGAAACCACGCCGCTCTATGAGGATATGACGGTATCCGGATTCCTCCGTTTTCTTGCGGAAGTGCGCGGGTTCAGCGGTAAAGAGCGCGATAGCCGCGTCGACCGCTCTATTGAACGCTGTTTTCTCGGTCCGGTGCGGAACCAGACCATCGATACCCTGTCCAAAGGGTACCGCCAGCGCACCTGTCTCGCGCAGACGCTGCTGCACGATCCGGACCTTCTTCTGCTTGATGAGCCGACCGAGGGGTTGGATCCCAACCAGAAACAGGTTGTGCGTGATATGATCAAAGACATGGCCTCCGAGCGGGTCGTGATGCTCTCGACCCATGTGCTGGAAGAAGTCGAAGCCATCTGCACGCGGGCCATCATTATCAGTGGCGGGAAAGTGGTTGCAGACGATACGCCGGCCGAGCTGAAAACCCGCAGTGCTAAATACAATGCGGTCACTCTTTCCGCCGAAGGAAAGGGGATTGTTGATGCGCTTGAAAAACTTCCGAATGTCGGAAAGGTGGAAACCCTTGATGATGGAAAAATCGTGGCGTTTCCAAAGGGTGGAAAATCTATTGCTCCGGATATTCTCGGCGCTGCTCAGCAGCATAAATGGTCGGTTTCGGATATCAAGGTGGATGAAGGACGGCTGGATGATGTTTTCCGTCAGATCACCACGACTGAAGATACGAAGAAAAAGGAGGTGGCCTGA
- the rsmA gene encoding 16S rRNA (adenine(1518)-N(6)/adenine(1519)-N(6))-dimethyltransferase RsmA produces the protein MSEEFRLTSPKDVRALLESLGHRPNKGLGQNYLIDANILDIIANTADIQPSEKVLEIGPGLGALTERIIPKSAGVTCIEKDPVMANYLKTRFTDFTLIESDALDVDMDLLFADGITKVAANLPYSVASRLMVDIAECEHRPERMSLTIQKEVADRLCAPAGDKHYGVLSVLTGVFYENTLVKKISPTCFLPPPKVWSAVVKMQRREVPMVGSDVYPTFKKLVKHCFSQRRKQVGTILKKLGVSPVDDLLFDAGIEHTERPEKIEIERWAELACLLK, from the coding sequence ATGTCTGAAGAATTTAGATTAACAAGTCCGAAGGATGTGCGGGCGTTGCTGGAAAGTCTGGGGCACCGGCCGAACAAGGGGCTGGGCCAGAACTATCTGATCGATGCCAACATTCTGGACATCATCGCCAATACGGCGGATATCCAGCCTTCGGAAAAAGTGCTCGAAATCGGTCCCGGTCTCGGAGCGTTGACGGAGCGGATTATTCCGAAATCGGCGGGGGTTACGTGCATCGAAAAAGATCCGGTGATGGCGAATTATCTGAAGACGCGGTTTACGGATTTCACGTTGATCGAATCCGATGCACTGGACGTGGATATGGATCTGCTTTTTGCCGATGGCATCACCAAGGTGGCCGCCAATTTGCCGTATTCCGTGGCGAGCCGGTTAATGGTCGATATTGCCGAGTGTGAACACCGGCCGGAGCGGATGTCGCTCACGATCCAGAAAGAGGTGGCGGACCGTCTGTGCGCGCCGGCGGGGGATAAACATTACGGGGTCTTGTCGGTGCTGACCGGAGTGTTTTATGAAAACACGTTGGTGAAAAAAATCAGTCCGACCTGTTTTCTTCCGCCGCCGAAGGTGTGGTCGGCCGTCGTAAAAATGCAGCGCCGCGAAGTTCCAATGGTTGGAAGCGACGTTTATCCCACTTTTAAAAAGCTGGTGAAACACTGTTTCTCTCAACGCCGTAAGCAGGTGGGGACCATCCTTAAAAAGCTGGGTGTATCCCCGGTCGACGACCTTCTCTTCGATGCGGGCATCGAACACACGGAACGTCCGGAAAAAATTGAGATCGAACGCTGGGCCGAACTGGCGTGTTTGCTCAAATAA
- a CDS encoding ABC transporter permease subunit, whose product MNEAASHILAVAKREWRAYFDSPVAYVFIIIFLMLAGFFTFSLAQFYEAGQADLNGFFQWHPWLYMILVPAVAMRLWAEERRSGTIELLFTVSVTPLQALLGKFLAAWLFMLLALLLTFPVPMTAAYLGSPDGGTIVSGYIGSGLLAGAYVAAGIFTSALTRNQVISFILAVVIGLFLILAGYPPVTDLLSRWAPTWMVDGVASFSFMTHYETLQRGVIDLRDLIYFASVMIFMLFTTQVVLKSKVGR is encoded by the coding sequence ATGAACGAAGCGGCTTCTCATATTCTGGCGGTGGCCAAACGCGAATGGCGGGCCTATTTTGATTCACCGGTGGCTTATGTTTTTATCATCATTTTTCTGATGCTGGCGGGATTTTTCACTTTTTCGCTGGCGCAGTTTTATGAGGCCGGGCAGGCCGACCTGAATGGATTTTTTCAATGGCACCCGTGGCTTTACATGATTCTGGTGCCCGCTGTGGCGATGCGGCTTTGGGCCGAGGAGCGGCGCTCGGGAACGATTGAACTGCTGTTTACAGTTTCCGTGACGCCGCTGCAGGCTCTGCTCGGCAAGTTTCTGGCGGCGTGGCTTTTTATGCTGCTGGCGCTGCTGCTCACTTTTCCGGTGCCGATGACGGCGGCTTATCTCGGATCACCCGACGGTGGAACCATCGTTTCGGGGTATATCGGAAGCGGTCTGCTGGCCGGTGCTTATGTGGCCGCCGGAATTTTTACATCCGCCCTGACCCGGAATCAGGTGATCAGTTTTATTCTGGCTGTGGTGATCGGTCTTTTCCTGATTCTGGCCGGGTACCCGCCGGTGACCGATCTGCTGTCGCGCTGGGCTCCGACCTGGATGGTGGACGGCGTGGCATCGTTCAGTTTTATGACACACTACGAAACGCTTCAGCGCGGGGTGATTGATCTACGCGATCTGATTTATTTTGCATCGGTGATGATCTTTATGCTCTTCACCACCCAGGTGGTGCTGAAAAGCAAGGTCGGCCGTTAA